The Osmia bicornis bicornis chromosome 12, iOsmBic2.1, whole genome shotgun sequence genome includes a region encoding these proteins:
- the LOC114880313 gene encoding uncharacterized protein DDB_G0283357-like: MHGGRGVCQWCARSSLVETRQNPRPRTTTSKSSSNSNNNSSRRKRRRRRRRRRRRRRWNSINSSSSSSSGSSSSSSGSRRRCAVLTTFRRVGASRRFSRGGGGNGRNNDNSNKNDKGFPHDDDDGGGDDDGGGGGCVLLLFCRGAFDPSNWASSLQRFRGGVSQFYYSGLLRPQQQRRRRQNTMWYMQYVY; encoded by the exons ATGCACGGCGGCCGCGGTGTGTGCCAGTGGTGTGCGCGCTCGTCGCTCGTGGAAACCCGCCAAAACCCGCGGCCGCGAACAACCACCAGCAAGAGCAGCAGCAATAGCAATAACAACAGTAGTAGAAGGAAAAGGAGAaggaggagaaggagaaggagaaggaggagAAGGTGGAACAGCATTAacagtagtagtagtagtagtagtggtagcagcagcagcagcagcggGAGCAGGA GACGTTGTGCTGTTTTGACAACTTTCCGCCGCGTCGGGGCGTCGCGCCGTTTTTCTCGCGGCGGCGGCGGCAACGGCAGAAACAACGACAACAGCAACAAGAACGACAAAGGCTT CCCacacgacgacgacgacggtgGCGGCGACGACGACGGTGGTGGCGGCGGCTGCGTTCTGTTATTATTTTGCCGCGGTGCTTTTGACCCTTCGAATTGGGCGAGTTCATTGCAGCGCTTTCGCGGGGGTGTCAGCCAGTTTTATTACTCCGGCCTTCTCCGTCCGCAGCAGCAGCGCCGACGGCGCCAGAACACGATGTGGTATATGCAGTATGTCTACTAG